A single region of the Candidatus Manganitrophaceae bacterium genome encodes:
- a CDS encoding SUMF1/EgtB/PvdO family nonheme iron enzyme, whose product MKTAWQVLLPILLSIAFIVDCGPVFSARSDEPLGMVLIPAGPFSMGIDQLPPDTPWGQDDAKPKHQVTLPAFYIDRTEVTYGDYQKVDPKLKIPGRTDTFPVTDVTWFQADNYCQAVGKRLPTEAEWEKAARGPDGRAYPWGSGFDPKKTNVGASPMPVGTVPTDKSPYGVMDMSGNVSEWTDSWYQPYPGNKHPSPDYGLLQKVVRGGSFNVNRHYADEMFAQVTFRNYNRPDASGPDNGFRCARSAEKDAKGK is encoded by the coding sequence ATGAAAACCGCCTGGCAAGTTCTGCTCCCGATTCTCCTTTCAATTGCCTTTATCGTTGATTGCGGCCCCGTCTTTTCCGCCCGGTCCGACGAGCCGTTGGGGATGGTTCTCATCCCGGCCGGCCCCTTCTCGATGGGAATCGACCAGCTCCCCCCCGACACCCCCTGGGGCCAAGACGACGCCAAACCAAAACACCAGGTGACCCTCCCCGCTTTCTACATCGACCGAACCGAGGTCACCTATGGCGATTATCAGAAGGTTGATCCGAAATTGAAGATACCGGGACGGACCGATACGTTCCCTGTCACCGATGTCACCTGGTTCCAGGCCGACAACTATTGCCAGGCGGTCGGCAAGCGGCTGCCGACCGAGGCGGAGTGGGAGAAGGCGGCGCGCGGCCCCGACGGCCGGGCCTATCCCTGGGGAAGCGGATTCGATCCGAAGAAGACAAACGTCGGCGCCTCGCCGATGCCGGTCGGCACCGTCCCGACCGACAAAAGCCCCTATGGCGTGATGGACATGTCGGGAAACGTCTCCGAGTGGACCGACAGCTGGTATCAACCCTACCCCGGCAACAAACACCCTTCGCCCGATTACGGCCTCTTACAAAAAGTCGTCCGCGGCGGCTCTTTTAATGTGAACCGCCACTATGCCGACGAGATGTTCGCCCAGGTCACCTTCCGAAATTACAACCGTCCCGATGCCTCCGGCCCCGACAACGGTTTCCGCTGCGCCCGCTCCGCCGAGAAGGACGCGAAGGGGAAATGA
- a CDS encoding sulfite exporter TauE/SafE family protein yields MTGALLLAAFGAVGGVMAGLLGIGGGVVLVPALIFYFQTHGVSPEVSTQLAIGTSLAAILFTGSASAWTHHKNGNVDWGAVRGMSLFIVIGAQIGALLAGLLPGIILRRLFGIFEFVIAARMLIVTTPRPGGKPTSPVPAYTLGGLMIGTVSSLFGIGGGTLTVPLLVYLLGRPIKVAIGTASAQGVVIAFFGTLGFIYQGWGNPALPADAWGFVSPKAAILIAITSTLTAPLGASLTHRLPPALLSRAFGIFLILVGMKLVGFF; encoded by the coding sequence ATGACCGGCGCGCTGCTGCTTGCCGCATTCGGCGCCGTCGGCGGGGTGATGGCCGGCCTGCTCGGGATCGGCGGCGGCGTGGTCCTCGTTCCGGCGCTGATCTTCTATTTTCAGACCCACGGCGTCTCGCCGGAGGTCTCCACTCAACTGGCGATCGGAACGAGCCTCGCCGCCATCCTCTTCACCGGCTCAGCCAGCGCCTGGACCCATCACAAGAATGGCAATGTCGATTGGGGAGCGGTCCGTGGGATGTCGCTCTTTATCGTGATCGGCGCGCAGATCGGAGCGCTGCTGGCGGGGCTGCTCCCGGGGATTATTCTGCGGCGGCTGTTCGGAATTTTCGAATTTGTGATTGCCGCACGGATGCTGATCGTCACAACACCGCGACCCGGCGGCAAGCCGACCTCCCCCGTTCCGGCTTATACGCTTGGCGGGCTCATGATTGGGACCGTCTCCTCCCTCTTTGGTATCGGCGGCGGAACCCTCACCGTTCCCCTGCTCGTCTATCTGCTCGGCCGTCCGATCAAAGTGGCGATCGGGACGGCGAGCGCCCAAGGGGTCGTCATCGCGTTCTTCGGAACGCTCGGCTTTATCTATCAAGGATGGGGAAACCCGGCCCTTCCGGCCGACGCGTGGGGATTCGTCTCACCAAAGGCGGCCATCCTGATTGCGATCACCAGCACGCTGACGGCGCCGCTCGGCGCTTCTCTAACGCATCGGCTTCCACCGGCGCTCCTCAGCCGGGCCTTCGGGATTTTTTTGATTTTGGTTGGGATGAAGCTGGTGGGGTTCTTTTAA
- a CDS encoding VOC family protein translates to MYAEACRQEGWPLFIDHITIRCENIDRRAEPFLKTGYRFEGETVEYPDQGWWAKVYRREGYPALFVDQAYDDARGKKSIIPQWVARFGDQLLHHVAVRVADIDQVVATLQKRGVEFSGSVVGNKGTRLRQIFTASEVRNGEAFSVLELTERNGYEGFYPDQADSLMQSSVKTRSK, encoded by the coding sequence ATGTATGCCGAGGCCTGTCGGCAGGAAGGGTGGCCGCTGTTCATCGACCACATTACGATCCGCTGCGAGAACATCGATCGGCGGGCGGAGCCGTTTCTAAAAACCGGATATCGCTTTGAGGGGGAGACGGTCGAGTATCCCGATCAGGGGTGGTGGGCCAAGGTCTATCGGCGGGAAGGCTATCCGGCCCTCTTCGTCGATCAGGCCTATGACGATGCGCGGGGGAAGAAGAGCATCATCCCGCAATGGGTCGCCCGGTTCGGCGATCAGCTGCTCCACCATGTCGCCGTCCGGGTCGCCGACATTGACCAAGTGGTTGCGACGCTTCAGAAGCGGGGGGTCGAGTTCTCCGGGTCGGTCGTCGGCAACAAGGGGACCCGTCTTCGGCAGATCTTCACCGCCTCGGAGGTCCGGAACGGCGAGGCATTCTCCGTTCTGGAGCTGACGGAGCGAAACGGCTATGAAGGGTTCTACCCCGACCAGGCCGACAGCTTGATGCAATCGTCGGTGAAAACACGATCCAAGTAG
- a CDS encoding VOC family protein, which translates to MIKRLLHTRLRVSDLDETIRFFTEILGLKIAERHESPRGSKLAFLVIPGGLEEIELCEFKQSGPVQVQEDLVHLAFEVDNLDMMLVYLQSKGVPVTEGPVVSSSGSRFAFIEAPDRYEIELIERPR; encoded by the coding sequence ATGATTAAACGGTTGCTGCATACCCGACTGCGCGTTTCCGATTTAGATGAGACGATTCGCTTTTTTACAGAGATTCTGGGGCTCAAAATCGCCGAGCGCCATGAATCGCCGCGCGGCTCCAAGCTCGCTTTTCTCGTCATCCCGGGGGGCCTGGAGGAGATCGAGCTCTGCGAGTTCAAGCAGAGCGGACCGGTGCAGGTGCAAGAGGATCTGGTTCATCTCGCTTTCGAGGTCGACAACCTCGATATGATGCTCGTCTATCTCCAATCAAAAGGGGTTCCCGTCACGGAGGGACCGGTCGTCTCGTCGAGCGGAAGCCGGTTTGCCTTCATCGAAGCCCCCGATCGATATGAGATCGAACTGATCGAGCGGCCGCGCTGA